The region AGCTCCTCAATTGTACAACCTAATAAGCTGGAATTGTAGGTTCAGAGAATAAGAATGATTGTTGGTTCTCAAAATTGACTCAACAGTAAGGAAATCTTTACAATTTtcgaattgaagaagaaaatgtaaAGATTAGGTACAACTTACATGGAGAAGGGGAATTGCAGTTGAGATAGGGGATCATGAGCTAGCCTTAGGTCTGGGCTCTGAAATGGATGAAGAGTAGGTTCagaattctcttttttttttggtagaGAGATGGTAgaggaaaagaagagagaagaggTGCTGTGAAGAGTGATGAAAATTTAGTGAAGTGGGTGgcagagagagaaaagagattAGGGGCTGAAAACTTGGGTCCCCACAATCTCCCTAACAACAAGAATTTTCGTCCCGAAAATTAAGACTCACCAGAGAACAAGTGTGGATACGTTTCCTTCACTTCTTTTTCAAGCTCCCACGTAGAATCCCCTATTTTCCTATCCCAGATGACCTGAACTAGGCTGACTGATTTCCCCTTGCGCTGTCTAGTCTGACTATCGCCAAGACTAACCGGCTGAACCTCCACCGAGAGATCTCTTCTAACCTGTAGATCTTCAGACTCTAGCACATGAGAAGGATCAGATACATATTTTCTGAGCTGAGAGACATGGAATACAGAGTGAAGGTTAGACAGCTGAGGTGGTAGAGCgatctcataagccactggcCCAATCTTCCTCAGGACCTGATATGGACCGATGAACTTAGGAGATAACTTCCTTGAGCGAATAGCCTTCCCTACACCAGTGGCTGGGGTAATCCTCAAGAAAACGTGATCTCCCACTGCAAACTCCAAAGGTCTTCTCCTCTGATCAGCATAGGATTTCTGTCTGCTCTGAGATGCCTTCATTCTTTCTTGTATCTGCTTGACCTTTTCTGTAGTTTGCCTCAATAATTCTGGCCCTACAACCACTGACTCTCCGTCTTGGTACCAGCACAAAGGGGTCCTGGATCTCCTGCCATAGAAAGCTtcatatggcgccatgccaatgcttgcATGGAAACTGTTATTATAGGTAAACTCTACCAGGGGCAGAATTTCATCCCACGTGCCAAGGTGATCCAGCACACATGTCCGCAAGAGGTCCTCAAGAGACTGTATTGTCCTCTCGGACTGGCCATCCGTCTGGGGGTGGTAAGCTGAGCTCATAGTCAGTCTGCTACCCATGGCATTCTGTAACGTCTGCCAGAAACGGGAGGTGAAACGGGGATCTCTATCAGAGACTATGCTCAACGGCACTCCATGCAGTCTCACAATCTCATTGATATACATCTGTGCCAACTTCGTCATGGACATTCTTAGATTCACTGCGAGGAAATGGGCACTCTTGGTCAGGCGGTCTACTATAACCCATATAGCATCATGGTTCCTCACCGTCCGTGGTaaatgggtaacaaaatccataacAATGTTATCCCACTTCCACTCTGGAATTTCCAACTGTTGCAGCATCCCTCCAGGCCTCTGATGTTCTGTCTTAGCCTTTTGACAGGTCAAACACGATGACACATACCGAGCAATGTCCGACTTCATGCCCGTCCACCAGAACGATTCCCTCAGATCgtgatacattttagtcatgccTGGGTGCATGCTAAAACGACTCTTGTGCCCCTCTTCAAGAATCATGCCCTTCACCTCCAAATCCTCAGGTATGCAGACCCTGCCTCTGAATCTCAACACCCCATCACTTCCTATCTCAAAATCCTTGGCTTTCTCTGTACCAAGCAATTTTGTTGTCCTTCTCAATTTGGGGTCGGATGATTGTCTCTCTTTTATCAGGACGAGGAAATCACTAGATATGGTTAGACGGTTGCATCTAATGACATCCTCTCCTAAAGTCACATGTAACTGCATGTCTCTGAATTGTTCCACCAAGTCCAACTCCCTGACCATCATATAAGAGGCATGAACTGTTTTTCTACTTAGggcatctgccaccacattcgcTTTCCCCGGGTGGTACAACAGTTCAAAATCAAAGTCCTTTAAGAACTCCATCCATCGTCTCTGCCTAATGTTCAACTCTTTCTGGTCGAACAGATACTTCAGGCTCTTGTGATCACTGAAAACCTGGAACTGAGCACCATACAGATAATGTCTCCAGATTTTCAGTGCAAACACCACAGCCGCTAACTCGAGGTCATGtgtggggtagttcttctcatggcTCTTAAGCTGCCTAGAGGCATAGGCAACCACTCTCCTTTCTTGCATCAGGACACACCCTAACCCCTGATGggaggcatcacagtaaactTCAAAGGGCCTACTGGTATCAGGAATCACCAAAACGGGAGCACTGGTCAGCTTCTGCTTCAACTCTTGGAAACTATTCTCACACCGATCAGTCTAAGCAAAAGGCTGATCCTTACGAGTTAGCTGTGTTAAGGGTGTCACGATCTTAGAAAACCCCTCAATAAACCTCCGGTAGTATCCTGCTAGTCCCACAAAGCTCCTAATCTCCGTCGCTGATTTAGGACGCTCCCATTTTAATACCGCTTCAACTTTAGATGGGTCCACTGCTATGCCCTGAGCCGAGATTACATGCCCCAAGAATTGGACTGTGGTCATCCAAAACTCGCACTTCGACAGCTTTGCATAGAGTTGCTTCTCTCTCAAGATACTCAAGATTATCCTCAAATGCTCCGCATGTTCTTCATGAGTCCGGGAGTATATTAAGATGTCGTCGATAAAAACCACCACGAATTTGTCTAGAAAAGGCCTGAAAAttcggttcatgtagtccataaacAAAGCAGGGGCGTTGGTCACACCGAAGGGCATCACTACGTACTCGTAGTGCCCATATCTAGACCTGAAAGCAGTCTTCTGCACATCACCGGACTTAACTCTaatctgatggtatcctgaTCTCAAGTCGATTTTCGAAAACACTGCAGCGccgtgcaactgatccatcaagtcatctatcCTTGGCAGAGGATATTTGTTCTTGATTGTTAGCTTGTTGAGTTGCCGGTAATCTACACAAAGCCTGGAGCTGCCATCCTTTTTCTTAACAAGCAACACCGGCgctccccaaggtgacacaCTGGGCCTGATGAATTGTTTCTCTAGCAGTTCCTCAATCTACTTTTTCAACTCTGCCAGTTCAGCAGGAGCCATCCTGTAAGGTGCTATTGATACTGGCCCTGCTCCAGGTACtaggtcaatagagaactcgATTTCTCTGGGTGGGGGCAAGCCGGGTACCTCATCAGGGAACACATCAGAGAATTCCCTCACCACTGCCGTCTCAAGGTGTCCGTCCTCCTTTTCAACAGATAGTTGAGTTAGAATCAAGAAACACTGGGATCCCTCTTGGATGGCCTGATCCACCTGCTGCGAGGACATCAACATAACTTCATCCTCTGAGTTGGGAAACAACACCCTTTTCTCGTTGCAATCAATAAGAATGTGATTAGCGGATAGCCAATTcattcccaagatcacatcCAAGCCCTCCAAAGGTAAACAGATCAGGTTTACCCGGTATTGGCGTCCCTCAACCTCGATCCGGCACCTAGCACACAAGGTCGAGGTTCTGATCAACCCAGAAGCAGGCGTGGACACCACCAGGTCATACTGGAGCTCCTTCGCCAGAAGACCCAACTCCAACACTATAGACTccgacacaaaagagtgtgtcgctcctgAATCGTATAGTACACATAGGCTCCTACCATCAATCATGCAAGACCCAAAGATGAGGTTACCTGCTTTGTTCGCCTCTGTGCCCGTCATGGCATATACTCTACCAGCTGCCTGAGGTCTAGCACTTCCCCGTGTCTGCTGCGGCTGCGACTGCGCCGAAAGTCTTGGCACTGTGCTCCGGCCAGTAGGGCAATCTCTGAGAATGTGACCTTCCTGGCCACATCTATAACACGCCCGCCTACTACCAAGCTGAGGACAAGTGCTCCTCATATGGGGCCCTCCGCACTGAAAACACCGAGGCCTGGGAGAAAGGTGTTGAGGGGACTGATGCTAAGGAGACTGGTGTGACTGTGGTGAGAACCTCCTGGACCCCTGAGGCGGAGGTCTGGAGTAGGGCTTCCTCCTATCATCCTGTCGGCTCGTGTACCCAGATGGTCCTCCCACCTTCTGTTGAGACTGCTGCTGGGCCTCAACTTCCGCTTTCAGCTTCTCCATTACTCTTGCTTTTTCCACTAGAGCAGGGAACTCCTTTATAGAGAGTGGAGCCACCATGAGTTTGAGATCACCTCTCAAcccattctcaaacttcctaCACTGCCAGTCTTCTGCCATCCTCAAGGTGTGAAATCTGCCCAAGTGCTTGAACTTCTCCACATACTCAGATACGGACATCTCTCCTTGCATCAACTGTAAGAACTCCACTTCCTTGGCATACCTCACACTGTCTGGGAAGTACTCAGCATAGAATTTCTTCTTGAATAGCTCCCAAGTGATGGTCTCCCTACTGTCTTCTAACATCATTTTCATGCTAGACCACCAATGAACAGCCTCTCTGGCTAGCAAGTACTCAGAATATGCCAGTCTACTCTCTGGTGGGCATCTTTTGGCTTCAAATATCCTCTCCATATCTCGCATCCACTGATCTGCCTCATCTGGAGTGGTCTTGCCATCAAAGCGGGATGGATGATGCTTAAGAAAGTCCTCCAAACTTCATTCTTGCACTCGTGGTGGTGGAGCTTGGGAAGATCCAACCATAGATCGATTCTCCCCTAGCTGATGTAAGGCCTCCAAGTGCCTCTGTTGGGTGGTCTCTGCTGCGAGCCTAGTAGACTCCATCTGCTGCAAGGCCAAGTTGTGCTGGTTCACCATGTTAGCATTTTGCTGTTGCATGGCTGCCAACATCGCCTCAATAGTCCCCACCAAGTGAGAGCTATCCGGGTTAGGaataggaggaggaggaggtctAGGTGCCATAGCTCTGACCACATAAAGAGAAACATCAGTTTATCTAGCAAACTCCACAACTGTGCCAAATTACTATAAGAAACACACAACAGAAACTAGGCAAGCTCACACCTACAGACCCTAAAGGAActactgctctgataccaaaaatgtaacatcccatttaatagttttccatactatcaaacaaaacattatattatgg is a window of Vigna unguiculata cultivar IT97K-499-35 chromosome 4, ASM411807v1, whole genome shotgun sequence DNA encoding:
- the LOC114180830 gene encoding uncharacterized protein LOC114180830, whose product is MRSTCPQLGSRRACYRCGQEGHILRDCPTGRSTVPRLSAQSQPQQTRGSARPQAAGRVYAMTGTEANKAGNLIFGSCMIDGRSLCVLYDSGATHSFVSESIVLELGLLAKELQYDLVVSTPASGLIRTSTLCARCRIEVEGRQYRVNLICLPLEGLDVILGMNWLSANHILIDCNEKRVLFPNSEDEVMLMSSQQVDQAIQEGSQCFLILTQLSVEKEDGHLETAVVREFSDVFPDEVPGLPPPREIEFSIDLVPGAGPVSIAPYRMAPAELAELKK
- the LOC114180831 gene encoding uncharacterized protein LOC114180831; protein product: MAPRPPPPPIPNPDSSHLVGTIEAMLAAMQQQNANMVNQHNLALQQMESTRLAAETTQQRHLEALHQLGENRSMTTPDEADQWMRDMERIFEAKRCPPESRLAYSEYLLAREAVHWWSSMKMMLEDSRETITWELFKKKFYAEYFPDSVRYAKEVEFLQLMQGEMSVSEYVEKFKHLGRFHTLRMAEDWQCRKFENGLRGDLKLMVAPLSIKEFPALVEKARVMEKLKAEVEAQQQSQQKVGGPSGYTSRQDDRRKPYSRPPPQGSRRFSPQSHQSP